CAAAATCCTCGCAATTATTTCAGCTTGCTTTCGGCGAATTTCAGGCCTTATCGAAAAACCCGTCGATATAATAGCATCTGATAGTTCGAAAATGTTACTCGACTTAATTTCATAACCATTGCATCTGGCTCCCATACCGAGACCGGCCGTAAAAACATCCTGATGAGTAGGATCATAGATAGCCCCCGCAACAACATTACCACCGACTTCTGCTGCAATTGAAATAACATAAGCAGGTAAGCGGCGTGCAAAATTTAGTGTCCCATCGATGGGATCAACTATCCATTTAATTCCAGACGTTCCACAGCGGTACCCTGTCTCTTCTGCCAGATATCCGTCATCTGGTAAAAGTAAATGACACAGAATTTTTTTTTCGAGTTCTTTATCATATTGGGTGACCTCTTCGCGATAAACGCCTTTCTTCGCAGACAATAACCGCCTCTGATCCGAAATAAGCGGAAGATATCTGGCAGCCTCACTGGCAGCTATCGTACAGCGTGAAACCAGGCTGGTAATCATTTCTTTTGTAAGGCAAGCAGGCATATTTTATCCTGACTCAAATAAGGCCAGAGAACATTGCATTCACATGTAGAGATAGCGATTTATCTCGTTCAATCCCTATCCAACAACGCTTAAGCCGATTCGCAGCATGGCAAGTGGCGCCCGTGCCGGCAAAAGGATCCAGAATGGTCTGCCCAGGCACCGTCAATAGTTCAATCAAAAAAGCCGGCAGAATCGCTGGCCAACGATCCGCGTAGGGGCTTTCTCCCCTTTGAGCCAGAAATCGCTCATACTGTTGGTCGTATTTATCCGAGGTGTCAAATTCCAACAAGTTTCCGCGAATATACTGTGCATAGGGCGCACGCTCAGCGACGTCCGGCTGGTAGTTTCCCGTATACCCCCTGCTCACCAGCCAAATCGGAGTAATCGCATCAGGCAGCCTTGATAACCCCACTGCAGGCTGAGGACGAAGCAGTTGAGGATTAAAGTAATAAAGCTCCTGAATGAGTTTCCATCCGCGTGAAATCAGATACCGCAAGAAAGAGGCGTGTTGCACAGACTTGCCCGATGCGTCATCAAGCCACAGACTACCGAGCTCAAATGCTACGACGCCCTGAGAGGGTAATATTCTCTCGAACTCACCGATGAAATCAGCAAACCATCCGACAAATTGATCTCCCAGGCGGTCAGCGTCGCGAATGGTGCTCTCCCCTTCAAATGGCGGCGAGCAAATCACCGCGTTGACACTGCTCGCCGATATATTACGCATTTCAGCTAAACTGTCGCCCCATAGATACTTGCCTGACTCCGTCTCGATAGCTATTTCTCCGCTCATAAAATATCCCTCTTGTCGCAATTATGATCATTCCATGTTTGACCATCTAATGGCCTCGTCCGTCCATACTGTATCGCCACTGTTAGAATACCCGCCCAGGTAATAACGCAAGGTAGGCAGATGAGTACATGACAGTCTTACTCCGCGTTCAAGTAACGAGTAAAACAGCTTGTCATCCTCACTGGTAAGGGTGCGTGCATCATCCAGAGAGAAGTTTTCAGCAAATGGCACCGACAACAGTAAATTCCGCGCCAAAAGCCAGGCGCTGGTATCAACTGGCACGTCGCGAACTTCAGGCCGGTCATAAATAATATTGGTTCCCGGAATTAAGACACCCTGCGCCACATAATCCCAGTACTTGCGTTCGCCTTCCTCAAGCGAGCTCGCCCAGGGCCATCTGTGTTCGAGCCAGGGTTCCCCTGTAGCCGTTACCAGGGCGACTTCGGAGTAGACCGCAGGAGAATCTATCTGGCAGGCAAGTGTCCTCAGCGACGAAAGATGATTGGGCAACCATTCATTATCATCATCAAGGAAGGCTATCCAGGGATTCTCCGCCATATTTATCCCAAGGTTGCGCAAAAAAGACGAGCGGGCGGGGCCAGACACATCCCCTGAGGTACGAGGCACAAGATGAACTTTACATCGTTCAATGCGATGAGCATCAATAAACCTGATGACGCTTTCCTCAATGCTGTTATCACCATCGATAAGCACAATATGTTCCGCAGCAGGCTCAGTCTGTTGCTGCACACTCAATATCGCCCTTCGAACCTCCAAAGGCCGGTAACGCGTCAGTGTAATCACTGAAATTCCAGACATAATCTACTCCCTCAGGTAACGTTCGGATGACAGCAAACAACCATCATCGGCTGCTATGTCTTTTCGGCAGACCTCTAAGAACTCACGGCTAACCAAATCTTCATATTCCCCCAGCGGACGCCACTCACCTTTGCGTAATTCAGTATGTAAATGAAGTTTCCCGACACTGCCCAGACAGTAGTGGCAAGCCTTAAGCGGTTGCCGGCGAGTCAGAAATTGATACAGTGTTTCTGCGAATCCCGGTTTATCAATAATTCGCAAACCATCTACTTCGTTATTCCAGCCCCCTGCTACTGCTTGCTGTGGGATAAAAACACTCTGAGGACAAAGAAAAAGCATGCCGTCTATAACCGTGTGTGAATGCCAGAGATGAGCCATTTTGCAAGTATCGTAAACATCCTGGACCAGATCGTTATCACCATTTATTTTTTCTGAATAACTAAATCGGAAATTGCCGTAATAGTTAATCAATAATTTTACGTTATGTAGATCAGCCCTGGACTTGAAGGATTCAATCTTATCCGCATCAGGTATCCTGCCCGGGTAAAGTGAAAGCTCAAGCCGGTCTATGACGTCCCACAAGGCTTCCGGGGATTTATGAAGCAGTGTTCCGTTAGTAGTTAACAAAATTTCATCGGCAACACCGGAAGCGGCAACCGCGTTGATTAACTCTACTAAATTTTGATGTAGAAGTGGTTCCCCTCCCATAATCTTCACATAAGATGCGTGATACGAACGGCTAAGAATTTCTAAATCCCGACGAACACTCTCAGGCTCAGCATTTGTCTTGCGAAACAGAGGCGATAAATGCGCGCAAGACTTACAAGCCATATTGCAATGCAAGGTTGCATTAATCTCAATCCCATCAGGGTTAAAAACCTTACCCTCAATAAACTGGATGCTTTTCATTATCAGCCTCGTAGTTTGTCCATGCATCTTAATACTTTTAACATTGCGTTTATAATGTCATCCATATCTTTAGTGGTGCCAAGAAGAAGGTGATGGAGAAATGCAAAACTACAATTATAAGCCTGATGCGCAAATGGCAAATTAAACCGTTTCGGTTCTAACTGGCGAATTAACTCCTGCGTATTGACAGTTTTCGCTAAGAGCGGATTATAGAGAATATTTGCGTTCATTGGTGCATCCAGGGTTTCAATAAATGTACCCAGCTCTGCGGCCATAGCTTCGACCACCCGATGTATCAGAAATGGCCCTGTAATATCGGCATTCAGTTGAATCACGTAATCATAATATGTCCGACGGGTCAGCCCGGCAGGAGGAATAATGGTGTTCACGCCAGGGATTTTTTCCAGTGCATGGGTTAAGTATAAAGCATTAGCCTCACGCACGGTATTTTGTTCATCTAATAATTCGAGCTGAGCAAGTGCAATTGCCGCGTGAATTTCTGACATAGCGTGATTGGTACCGTATACTTCTCCCACGTCAATAAGTTCCAATTGTCCTGCCAGCGGATGAGTGGTGTAAATGCGACCATTGGCGCGGTGCTGTTGAAGACGGCGATAAGCGTCGGCGGCACTGCACGTGACAACTCCACCCTCACCACAGGTTAAAACCTTCGTTTGCTGCAAACTAAAAACGCCAAACTGCCCCAATGAACCCAACTTTTGTCCTCTCCACTCGGCACCATGGGCTTGTGAACAATCTTCAACCAACGCGATACCGGCGCGATTTGCAAGCTCGACAAAACCATCCATATCAGCGGCAGAGCAGTAGGCGTGCACCACAAGGACCGCCACAGTTTTATCACTGAGGGCCGACTCTGCGGCCTGAACAGAAATGCTGAGCGAATGCGGGTCAATATCAACCAGCACGGGTACTGCACCCAGCTCAAAAACCATTGCTGCGCAAGCTACCCAGGTCAGCCCGGGAACAATAACTTCGGTTCCCGGCCCGACACCTACCGCCATCAGGGCTATTTTGATCGCCGCCGAGCCGTTAGTCGTAGCAACAGCGTAAGAAGAGCCCTGATAATCAGCAAATGCCTGACAGAATCTTTGCTCATAGCCCCTCGCTCCGGTGTAACATCCGCTAATCGCCCAGCGGCCTGAGGACATTACCGCTTCAAGGTTTGTCATAGTGTGTTTCGTCGCTACTGGCCATGTGGGCCATGGCGAAGTGCGAACAGCGTTTCCACCATTTATTGCCAATTCAGACGTGTTCATAATATTTTCTCCTGTCGTTCGAAACAGCCTAAAAAACGCAGGCGGGCTTCTTCAATACAATATTGAACCTCTGATTCATCGATCTGATAATTAGCAAAGTCATTTATACAAGCCATGCCTGTATCAGCGATTTCCCACGCCGTATCCAGATCGTAAAACTGGAAGAGATAATCAGCGCGATCTATCAGTTCACGCCCTTTGGCTAAATCGCTTCTTTTATGGGTAATAGCAATATCTGAGCGAACAGGTAACGCGTTGATCGACTGTGTTGCGAGCTTCTGAACCTCATGGGAGGCTAAATACAGTAAAAAATCGCCAGCATCTTGCGGGTGATTTGAACGTCCGGCAGCAAAAAAACCATCAATCGGGGTGTCTTCTCCGATTGCCACATTTTCATTGATAACTGGAAATCTGAAAAAATCTAATTGCTCATCGCAATCAGGGGGTACATATTCATCCCGGGCATAGCTGCCGATCAAGGTCATTCCAGCTTTACCACTCAACACTGCCGCAACCGCTTCTTCTTCATCATAAGAATCGGCCTTCCCCAGAAACCAGCCGTTGTCCTGCAACTTTCTGAAGAAGGTAAGAACGGTTTTAATTCTTTCATCCGTATAAGGTATTTTCAGCTCCATTAATTGCTGATGAAAGTGCGGACCATTTAACCGCATATTAAGGTAGTCGAACCATGCCGTCGCTGGGCAACGATAACGCGAACCTAACGCAAAAGGGATGATACCCACTGAAAGTAGCTTGCCAGCCACAATGGTGAGGTCATGCCAGTTGTTGACTGGCATCTTTATTCCTGCCTTTTTAAAAACCGATGGACGATAATATATTGCCCACCA
This is a stretch of genomic DNA from Winslowiella toletana. It encodes these proteins:
- a CDS encoding inositol monophosphatase family protein → MPACLTKEMITSLVSRCTIAASEAARYLPLISDQRRLLSAKKGVYREEVTQYDKELEKKILCHLLLPDDGYLAEETGYRCGTSGIKWIVDPIDGTLNFARRLPAYVISIAAEVGGNVVAGAIYDPTHQDVFTAGLGMGARCNGYEIKSSNIFELSDAIISTGFSIRPEIRRKQAEIIARILTEVRDIRSCGSAALELCWLAAGKVDAYYEHDLRYWDYAAGALIASEAGADIRVQGDFVIGAAPAISPKFNHHLKI
- a CDS encoding site-specific DNA-methyltransferase → MSGEIAIETESGKYLWGDSLAEMRNISASSVNAVICSPPFEGESTIRDADRLGDQFVGWFADFIGEFERILPSQGVVAFELGSLWLDDASGKSVQHASFLRYLISRGWKLIQELYYFNPQLLRPQPAVGLSRLPDAITPIWLVSRGYTGNYQPDVAERAPYAQYIRGNLLEFDTSDKYDQQYERFLAQRGESPYADRWPAILPAFLIELLTVPGQTILDPFAGTGATCHAANRLKRCWIGIERDKSLSLHVNAMFSGLI
- a CDS encoding glycosyltransferase family 2 protein, which translates into the protein MSGISVITLTRYRPLEVRRAILSVQQQTEPAAEHIVLIDGDNSIEESVIRFIDAHRIERCKVHLVPRTSGDVSGPARSSFLRNLGINMAENPWIAFLDDDNEWLPNHLSSLRTLACQIDSPAVYSEVALVTATGEPWLEHRWPWASSLEEGERKYWDYVAQGVLIPGTNIIYDRPEVRDVPVDTSAWLLARNLLLSVPFAENFSLDDARTLTSEDDKLFYSLLERGVRLSCTHLPTLRYYLGGYSNSGDTVWTDEAIRWSNME
- a CDS encoding radical SAM protein, giving the protein MKSIQFIEGKVFNPDGIEINATLHCNMACKSCAHLSPLFRKTNAEPESVRRDLEILSRSYHASYVKIMGGEPLLHQNLVELINAVAASGVADEILLTTNGTLLHKSPEALWDVIDRLELSLYPGRIPDADKIESFKSRADLHNVKLLINYYGNFRFSYSEKINGDNDLVQDVYDTCKMAHLWHSHTVIDGMLFLCPQSVFIPQQAVAGGWNNEVDGLRIIDKPGFAETLYQFLTRRQPLKACHYCLGSVGKLHLHTELRKGEWRPLGEYEDLVSREFLEVCRKDIAADDGCLLSSERYLRE
- a CDS encoding DegT/DnrJ/EryC1/StrS family aminotransferase; this encodes MNTSELAINGGNAVRTSPWPTWPVATKHTMTNLEAVMSSGRWAISGCYTGARGYEQRFCQAFADYQGSSYAVATTNGSAAIKIALMAVGVGPGTEVIVPGLTWVACAAMVFELGAVPVLVDIDPHSLSISVQAAESALSDKTVAVLVVHAYCSAADMDGFVELANRAGIALVEDCSQAHGAEWRGQKLGSLGQFGVFSLQQTKVLTCGEGGVVTCSAADAYRRLQQHRANGRIYTTHPLAGQLELIDVGEVYGTNHAMSEIHAAIALAQLELLDEQNTVREANALYLTHALEKIPGVNTIIPPAGLTRRTYYDYVIQLNADITGPFLIHRVVEAMAAELGTFIETLDAPMNANILYNPLLAKTVNTQELIRQLEPKRFNLPFAHQAYNCSFAFLHHLLLGTTKDMDDIINAMLKVLRCMDKLRG
- a CDS encoding ABC transporter substrate-binding protein; translated protein: MTISFITDQTSPVTRSFINQVVDLWNKNQSARPVILTFLDHEELRNSLEHYLTCANPPDVLTWFAGNRMKSFINRELMIKTDSIKGIAKFYASLQPRFQNMFATGDAQYCIPTSYFWWAIYYRPSVFKKAGIKMPVNNWHDLTIVAGKLLSVGIIPFALGSRYRCPATAWFDYLNMRLNGPHFHQQLMELKIPYTDERIKTVLTFFRKLQDNGWFLGKADSYDEEEAVAAVLSGKAGMTLIGSYARDEYVPPDCDEQLDFFRFPVINENVAIGEDTPIDGFFAAGRSNHPQDAGDFLLYLASHEVQKLATQSINALPVRSDIAITHKRSDLAKGRELIDRADYLFQFYDLDTAWEIADTGMACINDFANYQIDESEVQYCIEEARLRFLGCFERQEKIL